The genomic region TATTGCAAGAAGTAAGTCACAGGTTTTTTATTTTAACAAGGTCGAGCGGGGAACGGGGAAGCTGTTGGAGGACGTAATCCAGTTTACCCTGGCTGAAAGCGCCAAAAACTTCAATCCCGTCAGATATGGAATTGATCTTGAACATGGTACCATTTATGAATTTTACGGAAAGTCCAGATACACTTACGGCCAGTATGAGGAGTATACATTTACGTCAGGAAAGTCTAACCGGGTTAAATTTCTTACCGGACTTGAGTTCGGTGCTGAAGTTATTCCGGGAACAAATGATATAAGAATAGTATGGGACGATGTATGGGATACCGACGGCAGAATAGATTACAGAATATTAATCTCCGATACGACAAACTTTACTCAGCCCCCGGCAATACCCGATATCATCGGGGCTGATATAGGAACCGAAAGAAGCAAGGTCACGGTTTCGGGAGGGAAACTGGAGTATATTTATACAGGAGCGCTGCCGGGAAGAGAATATTCCATAAAAATTATACCCCTTGTGGATTCGGATGTGGCTGTAACGCCTGTCGATGAACTGCCGGTTGTAAGGGTTAAAACCGAAATTGTTCTGAAAGCCCAGTATCTGGGCGAAACCATCGACGGCGACGGCGTAAAGTGGCTGAGATGGATGCTGCTCTGGGACCCGATTGTTAAAGGTTCCATCGGAAACGTCACGTTTACAAAGGTGCAGTATAAGTTGTACCGGTATGATGAAAACGGAAATGAAACACTTTTTGCGGTGGTGGAGGACAACGACCGCATAGAAGTGAAAATAAGGCCTGAAGACGTTGATAAATATAAATACAAAATAGAAGCTGACGCTTACAGGCCCGACGGTACATATGTGCCTTTTTATTCCTCCACGAAGATTTCCTTAAAGACCCAGGTGCCGGAATATCCTGTAAGCCCGGAATTTGTGGATAGGTTTGACAATGCCGATCCTGAGCCCCTGTATTTTGATGATCTTTTAACCGAAACCAGCGCAACACTGCTGTGGCTTCCTCCTGTTTCCGGCGAAGGCGGCATTGACGCTGACGTCTATTATGATCTGTATTTATGCGAAAGCATAAACGATGTGGATTTGGACGTACTGCCGCCCATCACTAAAAGAATAGCGTCGAACATTATCATTGGTGAACAGAACAGGGTCAAAGAGCTGAACACAGGAAGGGTAATCGGCTATCGCTATACAATTACCAACCTTAAGCCCAATACGACATATTACGCCGTACTGGTCGCCAAAAAGAATTTTCTTGTGGAAAGCAAAGACGGCGAATATATGGTTTCAATGCCGTTTGAATCAAAGCCTGCCATAAAGGCGATAATTACAAAACCTGACAAAGCGGCCGAAAAACCTTTGGCGCCGCCTTCTCCGCCCTTCAGGTTAAAACCCGGCGACGCAATAGGCACGAACAGTGTTTCCCTGCAGATGGAAAAGACGTGGAAGGAAATGTACAACAAAGAACTTGGAAAATGGCTGTATGTTATTCGCAGGGACGATCCCGAAGGAAAGAAGACCGACGGGTTTTACAACAGGAATAATTCATACACATATGAGGAATATGAGGCAAACAGTAATCTTTCTGACGATGATCCCGACAAGAAGCCGGTGCGGGAAATAAATTACAATGCGGGCTGGGAAATAAGAATTCATTGTGTTGAGTATGCCACGGCCCTTGAGAACGTAAAGAATATTACCGGCAGGGATTATATCTCCTATAATGATCTGAGCAAAAATTATGTCCTTGATTTGCAAAAGGCTGTTTCACCTGCCATAATACCTGATTTCAATCCGGGTGAAAACACGGTATTCTATTTTGATGCGAACGGGCTTGACCCGAATAAGACTTATTTGATTTGGATTACCGTTTATAATACCGACGGCGGCGTGGAATCAGACCCGTCGGATCCGATTGTTGTGACTACTCTGCCCGAATATCCGTCGGTTATCGAGTATCCGACAGTTCCCACCGATTTAAAGGGCATAGCCGGGGATACTTATGTAGATCTTTACTGGACCTACCGAGAGGGCTACAGCTATAATATCCGGTATGGTACGGTGGACAATGTGAATGATTCGGGGAACACCACAATAACCGTAACCTATGAGCAGCTGAAAAACCAGCCGTATTTGAGGGTGGAAAAGCTTAAAGCCAATACCGTTTATTATTTCTGGATACAGGCGGTATCTCCAACCGAATACGGAGGTGTGACTTCGGAATGGAGCAAAACCCTTGTGGTTAAGACCGAACCCTACAGTCCTCCGCCAAGGCCGAGAGGGTTTGGAATAAAGAATACTCCGGATGCCATAACCGAAAACAGCATATTCTATGAATGGATACCCGATGAAAATGTGGTATTCATTCTGGAAATATCTGAAAACGCCGATTTTTCAGAGTCCACTGAATATGTTGTCGATGCTTCCGAATACAGGGTGACAGGGCTGAGATCCAATTTTGCATATTACGCAAGGCTGTATTCGTACAGTGAAGAAACAGGCCTGAGATCGGAACCCACGGCAGTAGTTACGGTTATAACCCGCAAGGGAAGATCTGAGTATGACGCGGATGTGCCCCCATATGACGAGATTACAGGCGACATGGTGGAAATAGACGGAGTGGCAGTTGACGGCGTATGGACCGCAAGGGTGCTGGGAGTAAATGCTCACAGGCTTTCTGAAAAAATAAGGAACATGAATGTTCATACATTTTCAATAGACCTTACTAACCCGCCGCCAAATACCAAAATTATACGTGTTGAGCTGGGCGGCGAAGTGGTTGAAACTTTGTCCGGGGTTATGCAAAACCTTGTAATTAAGACACCCGGCGCCGAAATAACTGTTATTCCCGGAAGTTTTCTGAAAGACACGTATTTCAGGCTGAAGCAGAATTTCAGTGATGTAACGGTAAGAATTGATGTAAGAACGCCGGAGTCCGGGTTTAGGCCTGAAGATAACAGGCAGTTTGTAATTCCTGTTACCGGGATTAGCGTAACCGCAGGGCTGGACGAGAGCTTCTACCCGATAGGTGATTTTGCTCGCCCTGTAAGGGTGGCGTTTTCGCTTGAGCCTGAAAAGGCGGAAGGTTCGGATACCCGGTTTTATGACTTTGACGACGGAAAATGGTATGCCGTAAAAAATTTATATTCTCCGGAAGAACAGAAAATTATGGTTTACCCTGAAAAAAGCGGAGCCATTGCAGTAACAACGGCCTATACCGTTCGGAACGTCAGTTCCGGTGATTCCGGCCTTGATGCCGTAATCCGGAATATAACGTCAAAATACGAAATGCCTTCGCTTTCAGGGCGCAACATTGATTACTCAAAGAAGCTTACGATTAATGAAGGCATGAAATATTTGTTTGACGTTATTCCTTATGATTACGGAAATGCGAATATAACTGAAAAAGCCGTAAGGGCCGGGCTTTTGCATTCGCAGTATATAAACTCTGGTACGCAGCCGCTGAGAACCGATCAGGCCATTTATGCGGCGGTTATGGTGCTGCGCAGAAAGACCGGAATTAATATATCCGGATACTCAGTCTCTCCGGAATACAACGCTTTCATGAATTCGGTACAGGAGCCGTTTAAAGAAGCGGTCGCCTTTGCAGTTTCCAACGGCCTGCTGGACGGTTATGTAAATGAAATGAAACCCGGTAGTACAATTACGTTGCGGGAACTGTTGAGAATAATTGAAAGAATTCTTGTTTACGCCGGAGAGATTTGAATTTTGTCAACAGCCGCAAGGAAGGAATTTTGGCTTGTAATTTAATGAAAAAATCTGGAAAATGATACAGGAAATTAATGATGCATTTGTTGTCATTTATAGTATAATATTAATGGCTTTGGAAAGGTAGAAGTTTGGCAGCTTATT from Thermoclostridium stercorarium subsp. stercorarium DSM 8532 harbors:
- a CDS encoding fibronectin type III domain-containing protein, translated to MRKRAKVVAARIIVWLIIITMVAAFVVDLAYAQQALPSTPPQNVRVSDIGYEDTAKQNWFVEFAWDSPSFPADIARSKSQVFYFNKVERGTGKLLEDVIQFTLAESAKNFNPVRYGIDLEHGTIYEFYGKSRYTYGQYEEYTFTSGKSNRVKFLTGLEFGAEVIPGTNDIRIVWDDVWDTDGRIDYRILISDTTNFTQPPAIPDIIGADIGTERSKVTVSGGKLEYIYTGALPGREYSIKIIPLVDSDVAVTPVDELPVVRVKTEIVLKAQYLGETIDGDGVKWLRWMLLWDPIVKGSIGNVTFTKVQYKLYRYDENGNETLFAVVEDNDRIEVKIRPEDVDKYKYKIEADAYRPDGTYVPFYSSTKISLKTQVPEYPVSPEFVDRFDNADPEPLYFDDLLTETSATLLWLPPVSGEGGIDADVYYDLYLCESINDVDLDVLPPITKRIASNIIIGEQNRVKELNTGRVIGYRYTITNLKPNTTYYAVLVAKKNFLVESKDGEYMVSMPFESKPAIKAIITKPDKAAEKPLAPPSPPFRLKPGDAIGTNSVSLQMEKTWKEMYNKELGKWLYVIRRDDPEGKKTDGFYNRNNSYTYEEYEANSNLSDDDPDKKPVREINYNAGWEIRIHCVEYATALENVKNITGRDYISYNDLSKNYVLDLQKAVSPAIIPDFNPGENTVFYFDANGLDPNKTYLIWITVYNTDGGVESDPSDPIVVTTLPEYPSVIEYPTVPTDLKGIAGDTYVDLYWTYREGYSYNIRYGTVDNVNDSGNTTITVTYEQLKNQPYLRVEKLKANTVYYFWIQAVSPTEYGGVTSEWSKTLVVKTEPYSPPPRPRGFGIKNTPDAITENSIFYEWIPDENVVFILEISENADFSESTEYVVDASEYRVTGLRSNFAYYARLYSYSEETGLRSEPTAVVTVITRKGRSEYDADVPPYDEITGDMVEIDGVAVDGVWTARVLGVNAHRLSEKIRNMNVHTFSIDLTNPPPNTKIIRVELGGEVVETLSGVMQNLVIKTPGAEITVIPGSFLKDTYFRLKQNFSDVTVRIDVRTPESGFRPEDNRQFVIPVTGISVTAGLDESFYPIGDFARPVRVAFSLEPEKAEGSDTRFYDFDDGKWYAVKNLYSPEEQKIMVYPEKSGAIAVTTAYTVRNVSSGDSGLDAVIRNITSKYEMPSLSGRNIDYSKKLTINEGMKYLFDVIPYDYGNANITEKAVRAGLLHSQYINSGTQPLRTDQAIYAAVMVLRRKTGINISGYSVSPEYNAFMNSVQEPFKEAVAFAVSNGLLDGYVNEMKPGSTITLRELLRIIERILVYAGEI